In the Populus nigra chromosome 2, ddPopNigr1.1, whole genome shotgun sequence genome, TACCCCCAGCTGATTGGTAGCAGCAATAGTTTGTGGTAACAAGTTCACCTGCATGCCCCAAGATTCTATTGCTAGTATGGGTAGCCAGAGGTGCATTCCATGTCCTTCCAGGATATCATCTTCCTGCGATCCCTCCCTCTAAATGATCTAGCAAGAAGACTACCACTAACAGGTTTACACAAGCCAACATCGACAACAGAAGTACATTTTGCACTTGGAGATGCCTCATCCATTAAATAGTCAAACAACATTGCAAGATAGCGCACTTGATGAGCTAAGACATGATTTTCTTGATCCAAAGGTAGCAGCTTTAATATATAAAGATTTACCTGCAGAACACCAAAGGAAACATAAATTTGTAGTGTTTCAGCAAAGAAACTAACACCACATTTGAAACAAACAACATAATATGAACActgaaaattatgataattaggaggcttaacACTATGGTGAGAAATCACCAGGATGCAACTGTAGGCAAACATTAATGGAAAATTGATTTCAAAGCAGAACATTCAAATACCCAAAATAACTGGTAGGGTAGAAGTACTATGTGAAGGTGTTATTTACACAAAGTTTGACAACCACTAAATGTCTGCAACAATAATCTACTAGTGCTAATATTCTGCACTATAATTATGATGTCTTAGTTTATTAATGTGTCTCCTAAATAAAAGCTAGGTATTCCATAAGACATTGTTTGCTCACCTCAGCTTCCATGGCTCGAAGTTCATTGTACCGTTCAGAGCCATTATTCTCATCATGATTTTCTGCAGCACTGTACAGACTCAAGCCAAAGAGAGGAGGCCTAAGAGGATACTCCATGCTGATTTTAAcctgccataaaaaaaaaaaaagaagaaaactgaCATTACATGTCAACAACTGGTTAATGAAGGACCAATACTAGGGAATAATTTAAGCTAACCTTCGCTTCTAACTTTACTTTCTTCTCTCCGTCATCCTTTTTCCTCATTAAGACAAGAGTATATTCTTTAACCCCATAATCCACCCATGACTTTTCAGCCATTTCATAGTATTTAATACAAGCGTCGGTTTCTACCTCTGGCTCAATTTGTGAAAGCTCGTCCAAATCACTATCAGTATCCAGCAAGAGATCAAAATCTTCATCATatttcttgaaactttgtgattTCACCTTACTAATTGGTGATATAATGCTCTTCGACATTAAACTCAGCTGCCTGGAATGCTCTAGAGTAGATACTTTTGGAGTAAGTTTAACATCATTCACAGCAGAAGCAGCTGCAATTAGAGATGGAAGCTCCCCATCTTCCCTAGCACTCTCCAATCTTCCATCCATATTGACATCTATTGGTTCCTGAACTATATTCGTATCAGTAACAGCCAAAGTTGAAGCTTGATTAGGTGGAGGCCCTGCTGGCGACCAGCCATGTAAATTGCATAAAGGTGTATGCAAAACCCATGGAACACTTTCACAATTCAGAGGAGGCCATTCAAGCTTCATAAGCGATTCAAGTTGTTCCCTGTAAGCCAATCAAAGAATTCCAACTTTTCAACTCAAAGCACACCTTATCACAATGACAAAGAAGACAATAAGGGAGCCACAGAATGAAAACTAATACACAAAATAAGAGGCAATATGCACACATCAAAAGTCATAAGAAGTAAAACAGATTAACACTACAAAACAATCCGCAATATGAGTCACTACATTATCTCATAATAGATGCCATTGTAGTCCTAGCTGAATGAACAAAGATACGAAAGCTTATACTGAGATTTGATCACATTTTGGTACCCATCCCCAACTCATTTGTCTAGTCTTCCCCTAATGATCCAAGACTTCAAACAGACAGATCAGTGACTCACACAAGAGCCAGCTGAGCCCTTTTCCGAGAGCGAATTCTTTGCACAACTGTCTGCACCCGATTCTGTTGGCGATACAGTGACAATCCAGATAAAACAATCTCGTTTTTAGCAGTTTCACTGCTTGCAGTTTCAAGGTCGCCGAGTAACGGGGCTGTCTCTGGTAAGAAATCAATTCCTGCCAAATGCTGGACCCACTTATATGGACGTGAAGTTCTCCTTTCATCAAATGCAAGGTTGTCACCTACAATGAGCTTTGCTGACTGCAATGGCATCAAGAACAATTATCATaatatggaaaagaaaatgaaagaaggaACAACAAAACTGGGAGGGGGTGGTGGCAGATAAGGAGAACAAATCAATACCTGCTGAGGCAGCTCAGCTCCAGTGTCATTGGGAAATAAGTTGCATAAGATGTTATTTTCTGGTCCTTCAAGTGACCCTTCAACCCCAACACATACAACATTCAACTTCAGCAAGTATTCAAACTTCAGAGTAATGAGCTTTGCAGATTTTGGATCAGAAACCTCATCGTCAAATATATGGAGAAAAACCTTGAGCGGGTGAGCTTGATATGATCCCGCCTGATCAACGCCCTCTTTGCTTTGAACCCTCTTTGGCCTCTTTCTCCTTCTTTGACCATCATCTTCCTCATCAGGTGCATCGTCCTCCAACCTGGAAGTCTCTACATTGGTAGATATACCTGATCCATTCAACAAACATCACTGTATAATTCTCTCCAACCATGtaaaatcacacaaaaaaaacacaagtttcTACAAATCACATACTGCTGTCCTTATTCGCTTGCTGACGAGCAAATGATTGAGCATCTTTAACACTTCCCACCACCTCCAGATCAATACATTCTCCAAATGCTTCCTTTTGCGCCAACAACTGCGAGTAAATCACATAAAGTGGAGGCGGAAGTAACTCCGCCAAGTTATGCTGCTTTAATTTCTTGGTATGCAGAACCCCTAACTGATTCTGTACTGGCAATGAAGCTTTCTTAAGCGATTTAAGATGCGACGGCAAACTCAACAAGAACTTCTTCCTATTCGCAATAGTCTCCAACAAACCTTTCTTCTTCTGTTCCAGTTTCTCACGCAACTTACACAGCTCTTTTctctaatccaaaaaaaaatatcaccatCTCAAAACCTCAATTACGAACACTAATCATTTCCCataatattaattcatttaaattaattacctgATGAAGTTCGTAATTTAGTCTCTTCAGCATCAAATTATGCGAAGTATCAGTAGACAAATTTGACCCTTTAATATGCTGAGGAGCATCGCGAAAAAACTCATCTTCATTTACAAGTTCAATATCAGGATATTTAGATCTAAAATCCTTACAAGCTTTTATAGCTTTAAGATAATGGCTCTTCTCATACATCAAATTATGTAACTGCAAAGTCGTAAAATCCACCGGAGCTTTTGCTTTCTCCGTCTCCGCTTTCACTTTATCTTCCTCTAGCAAAATCGACCTATTGACCTAAAAAGTAAAACCCAAAAACCCTAACCGTAAACAACTGAAAGAAATTGAGAAAGGTTTTGCACTTTTGATTTGTTAGGTTTACCTGGCGGAGATTGACGAAGTTGAGGAACATTTGAGCGATGAATTCGGGGAGTTGAGATTTGGATTTGGACTCTCTTTTCATAGAGAGGAGTTGGGAAATGATTTCCTCTACAGATGATTTGGTTTCTTTGAGTGATTCGTAGGAAGAGAATTGCATGTCTTCTTCCATTGCCACTGCCTCCACTATCTCGCCGTCCTCcatcttctcttcctcttctgCTTCCTTGCTCCCCTGATTGCAACTTAACCAGCGCACTCGACTGAACTCTGCTGCTGAGCATGGTTATAAGGCCCGGTCCAAGTCTTTGGTTGCGGATTGATTAGGTTAATTGGTCAATccgttttttttaatcaaaatgagttattttggatattttttatgtttttttaaaaatgaaacatGATGTTTTCACTTGtgatttaatgtatttttttaaaatatttttatttaaaaatatattaaaatatttttttaatatttttttaaaaattttaatattaatatcaaagttATTTAATCTAACCTAACAGATTGACTCAAAATCTGAATGCCCTAAAATCTATACTGagtcttgagaaaaaaaatattggtcaCAAGTGACCCCTTGCTCAACTGAAGACCCACGTGACCCACTATAACCTGATAAAaacttgcttcttttttttcttaataaattaaaaaaaatcaatttcctaACTGGATTTTTTGCCTAGCaagctaaaaaattaatgtgCAAACACCTAATCTCACTTCCTAAAACTGTGGTTTCATTGTAAGGGTAAAAAGGCGCATGCGGGAAGGAAGGCAGTCAAAGGTGTTTTACCTGCTTGATTCAATTTTATCTAATGAGcatgcaaattttttttattggttactggtttatatcaaaatttattatataaatattataaaaaatattattttttaatgtaaaatttaaagctaattggtatatatatttataataataaagtcaTGTTttctcaatataaaataaaaaaaattagttcaaatacttcaacttcaactaaaaataaaaagatagtatctttttaatacgagataaaaaaactttttaaaataattttttaaattttattatttacagtatatatagtctatattcacatgaattgtttcttaacttttccatataaaatattaaaacctcaaatatcttttttaattttcataaattgacctgagaattaattttttgattaggataatttttggatcgagtttaataactttaaccagcacatttaaattaaaaagaaacatgtaaacaaacattaattttatgttttttttaaataaaatgtatttttaaaacacatctaaaaacaaaaattatcataCTTTCGATTCTAAATCTAACCAAGCCCAAGGATCTAATTTCAGATTACTTTGGTTAATCCATGGTCAACatgttaattcaatttttttaaccaaaaggAAAttgtttcaaggtttttttaatgacacatctttgttttttagtaaaaaaggttagtttaatataaaactttttttttttttttgattaatccCACATCTGGTTGCTTTATCAAATCGGGCCAGGATTTACAGTTGTGTTGATGAGATTaacctactttttttttccgcggaagaaattaaaataatacggCGCCACTTTGTCTCGTTATTTTAATGAGTGGATACGTCGTCGTCTAGGTGTATGGTGCTAGCGTCACATAAAAGCGAAGCGGGAGCGGCTGTCCGTGGTGATTAGAAAAGCGGCAACGGGAGAGTTGTAGTTCCGGTCAGCTTCGCATGATTCTTTTTTGACCTGCGGTGACCAGCGACCAAATCGGACTGCGGCGAAATGGAAAttgaaggtggtggtggtgcagCGATTAGAGCTCTTGGCTCTTTCTTCAAGCTCACTGAAGTCTACATATGGTTCATCTCTCTTTTTATCTGTTTGCATCCCTGCtctttgtaacaaaaaaaaaaaaaactagactcTGTGCGTTATTCTTATACATTTAAATTTAACCTAACAGGAACGATGGCTCGACGGAGACACGAGAAATATCTTTGCTTCCTGAGTCCACTGTAAGTGCTGTTGTTTTGCTAATTTAAATTTCTCTCCCCAGTCTCACAATCCAATTAGGGTTTTAAGTTTGTTACTTTATTTGTTCCATTTTCTCTTGAAACACAGAAATCATCTAGAGACTTGGACGATATTAGCTTCAGCATCCCAGCCTCAACTATTGGTAAGTGTGTCACTGCTCTTTTTTTAAGTGTAAGAAAGGagaatctttaattttaatacagCAGTTGAACAGTTTAGTTGTTGGAATTCTTGTCTTGAtgggggattttttttttatatagaaataagtGAAATATTAGAGAATGAACAACTGATCAAACAGATGGATGCATTAGGGCTTCCCATTTCCTTCTTGTCTAACAAGGAGGTAAAATCGTGCTCTCACTGgctttttaatgatttatagTCCAATTTAGTTGTTATTTGTGATACCTATGTTACTGATTTTGTTTACACTCTGGCAGACGAgcaacaaaatgaagaaaagcAAAAGGAGAGGTGCTCGCTTGAAGCATTCCCGTAGTCATAAAGAAGCCAAGGAAGAAGCATTAGAATTTACCCAAGTGAGTGGGTTGGAGATTGTATCTCCTTCTGTTTTGAATGATAGCACAAGCAATTCCTTATGTTGCATGTCAATGATGGGCCAAAGTGAATCCTGTTTTTATGATGTTGCAGTGGGTATCGATGAAAATGAATGCCCCACTGGTGATTCAGCAAGTTCGACTAAGATTATTTCTGGTGCTGTCAGGGAGAAAAACCTTGGGGGGACATCTCACTGTCTGTCTAATGCTGGCCATGAATACGAGTCTGTACCACACAATGATGTTATGTCGAAGGATGATGATAATGGAGGACAAAGTTTGAGCAATTCAGATGGTGCACCTCCAGGAGTGTGCTGTCTAACAGATGCAGGTGTCAACCATGGTGAGAAGGAAATTGCCAACATGTTGATGGAGTATGAGTGTCTAGAAGAGTCATCTGCTGCTAACCATCATGAAGAAGGTgataagttttgcaatgatagtGGCACAGAGCATTTGGGGATTTCTGAACCTGTTGAGTTCTCTCAGAGTTCAGAAGTGGTTGGACATGGTGAAATAGACAGTTATAACTACTATGGTGATTTTGGAGATTGGAGGGTGTATTGGGACTCTCTGTACATGAGATATTACTTCCACAATGTCAAAACAGACACTTGTACATGGTATCCACCCCCTGGTATGGAACATCTAGCATCTGGCGATATCACTGATGAATTGAATGAAGCAACTGCTGAAGTGACTGAAATGGATGGAGGGCCTTCCTTTTCCTGCAGTTCACTTAATTATCACGAGACATCTGAGGGACCACCAAATGATGAGAGCTGTTTAAATAAATCATCCGATGAAGTTTTGATGGAGATTGGAGTTGCAACTGGCAACTCCATGTTTGTTTTAACTATAGTCCCTGCAAATGGAAGTTTGGAGCATGCAGATGAATGTCTTGTCAATGGAAGTTGTGATGATGAAGTTGCATTGCACTTACCATCAGCTGTGCAGGAGTGTATGGACGGGTATTATGACTTTATTCtaattttcaattgtttttggtTGATTTGTTCCTTGTTGGAGAATGATCAAGTAACCAGGTTTGATAAACATGAAGCGAACCAATAAATCTGATTGTCATGGTTAGCTTAATTTATACCTGCTTGTGTTGCCCATTTGTGAGCCTGCTGACATCTGATTTTGTCATGCAGCCTGATGAGTACAGTCACGGAAGAAGTTACTGAGGAGAGTGATATCTATCTTGAAATTGCTGATCCCGCAACTGATAATTTGGATATCCAGCTTAACCCTGCCAtcagaaaaccaaaaaagaaagagaaaaaaacacgaGCCcataagaaatcatcaatgaatagTGAAGGTATATACTTTGTGTTCCCATTTTGGCATGCAAATGGActattctataaaattatttttgatagaaGTCAGTTTTTGTTCAATCTCTTTTGTTCATCTATTTCCATAATGCTGAATTATTTAGTTCCCATTTAGGAACCCAAAGCCAAACAGACCTTTAGTTAGTTTTTGACTGATGTAAGGCATGCTGATTGGAGTTGATcgtacataaaataatatttgttctgATATTTGCATCCTTTGTTTGAAggtccccccccccctctttttgTTGGCTTTCTTGTTTGTTATATAACTGGAAGTTATTACCATAGTAGTCACTGAGATTGACTATTAAATTTCTATATTcacagaaattaatttttttcacaatatttGATCCATCTTGTTTCTATTCAGCAGATAAGAAGGGTTAGGATGGTGAAAATTGAATTAAAGAGTTGGGATAGCTTGTGCATGGGCTGTATTTTTGCTGAAGTAGTTAGGATAGCTACTGATAGAAACTTTGTGCTGTTTATTTACTTCCCAGTTTTCATGATGTTGATCAAATGCTGTTAAAATTtggttttgctttgttttgtgCAGACCTTCAAAGTGAGCAGATGTTTGAAGAGTTTTCTTCGAACATCGCCAAATATTGGTGTCAAAGGTACACCTTATTTTCCAGATTTGATGATGGTATAAGAATGGATGAAGAAGGATGGTTTTCTGTTACACCAGAGCCTATAGCCAAGCATCATGCATTGCGTTGTATGGGGGACACCATAATTGACTGTTTCACTGGTGTTGG is a window encoding:
- the LOC133682635 gene encoding THO complex subunit 5B, whose translation is MEDGEIVEAVAMEEDMQFSSYESLKETKSSVEEIISQLLSMKRESKSKSQLPEFIAQMFLNFVNLRQVNRSILLEEDKVKAETEKAKAPVDFTTLQLHNLMYEKSHYLKAIKACKDFRSKYPDIELVNEDEFFRDAPQHIKGSNLSTDTSHNLMLKRLNYELHQRKELCKLREKLEQKKKGLLETIANRKKFLLSLPSHLKSLKKASLPVQNQLGVLHTKKLKQHNLAELLPPPLYVIYSQLLAQKEAFGECIDLEVVGSVKDAQSFARQQANKDSSISTNVETSRLEDDAPDEEDDGQRRRKRPKRVQSKEGVDQAGSYQAHPLKVFLHIFDDEVSDPKSAKLITLKFEYLLKLNVVCVGVEGSLEGPENNILCNLFPNDTGAELPQQSAKLIVGDNLAFDERRTSRPYKWVQHLAGIDFLPETAPLLGDLETASSETAKNEIVLSGLSLYRQQNRVQTVVQRIRSRKRAQLALVEQLESLMKLEWPPLNCESVPWVLHTPLCNLHGWSPAGPPPNQASTLAVTDTNIVQEPIDVNMDGRLESAREDGELPSLIAAASAVNDVKLTPKVSTLEHSRQLSLMSKSIISPISKVKSQSFKKYDEDFDLLLDTDSDLDELSQIEPEVETDACIKYYEMAEKSWVDYGVKEYTLVLMRKKDDGEKKVKLEAKVKISMEYPLRPPLFGLSLYSAAENHDENNGSERYNELRAMEAEVNLYILKLLPLDQENHVLAHQVRYLAMLFDYLMDEASPSAKCTSVVDVGLCKPVSGSLLARSFRGRDRRKMISWKDMECTSGYPY
- the LOC133681838 gene encoding uncharacterized protein LOC133681838 isoform X1; protein product: MEIEGGGGAAIRALGSFFKLTEVYIWNDGSTETREISLLPESTKSSRDLDDISFSIPASTIEISEILENEQLIKQMDALGLPISFLSNKETSNKMKKSKRRGARLKHSRSHKEAKEEALEFTQVSGLEIVSPSVLNDSTSNSLCCMSMMGQSESCFYDVAVGIDENECPTGDSASSTKIISGAVREKNLGGTSHCLSNAGHEYESVPHNDVMSKDDDNGGQSLSNSDGAPPGVCCLTDAGVNHGEKEIANMLMEYECLEESSAANHHEEGDKFCNDSGTEHLGISEPVEFSQSSEVVGHGEIDSYNYYGDFGDWRVYWDSLYMRYYFHNVKTDTCTWYPPPGMEHLASGDITDELNEATAEVTEMDGGPSFSCSSLNYHETSEGPPNDESCLNKSSDEVLMEIGVATGNSMFVLTIVPANGSLEHADECLVNGSCDDEVALHLPSAVQECMDGLMSTVTEEVTEESDIYLEIADPATDNLDIQLNPAIRKPKKKEKKTRAHKKSSMNSEDLQSEQMFEEFSSNIAKYWCQRYTLFSRFDDGIRMDEEGWFSVTPEPIAKHHALRCMGDTIIDCFTGVGGNAIQFAQRYKHVIAIDIDPKKIDYAFHNASIYGVSDQIDFIEGDFFALASKLKADSVFLSPPWGGPAYSKVKTYNIKTMLKPRDGYSLFNTAKQIGHRIIMFLPRNIDLNQLAELCLTSNPPWSLEVEKNFMNGKLKAITAYFSNTVIEGQ
- the LOC133681838 gene encoding uncharacterized protein LOC133681838 isoform X2, translating into MARRRHEKYLCFLSPLNHLETWTILASASQPQLLTSNKMKKSKRRGARLKHSRSHKEAKEEALEFTQVSGLEIVSPSVLNDSTSNSLCCMSMMGQSESCFYDVAVGIDENECPTGDSASSTKIISGAVREKNLGGTSHCLSNAGHEYESVPHNDVMSKDDDNGGQSLSNSDGAPPGVCCLTDAGVNHGEKEIANMLMEYECLEESSAANHHEEGDKFCNDSGTEHLGISEPVEFSQSSEVVGHGEIDSYNYYGDFGDWRVYWDSLYMRYYFHNVKTDTCTWYPPPGMEHLASGDITDELNEATAEVTEMDGGPSFSCSSLNYHETSEGPPNDESCLNKSSDEVLMEIGVATGNSMFVLTIVPANGSLEHADECLVNGSCDDEVALHLPSAVQECMDGLMSTVTEEVTEESDIYLEIADPATDNLDIQLNPAIRKPKKKEKKTRAHKKSSMNSEDLQSEQMFEEFSSNIAKYWCQRYTLFSRFDDGIRMDEEGWFSVTPEPIAKHHALRCMGDTIIDCFTGVGGNAIQFAQRYKHVIAIDIDPKKIDYAFHNASIYGVSDQIDFIEGDFFALASKLKADSVFLSPPWGGPAYSKVKTYNIKTMLKPRDGYSLFNTAKQIGHRIIMFLPRNIDLNQLAELCLTSNPPWSLEVEKNFMNGKLKAITAYFSNTVIEGQ
- the LOC133681838 gene encoding uncharacterized protein LOC133681838 isoform X3 — protein: MGIDENECPTGDSASSTKIISGAVREKNLGGTSHCLSNAGHEYESVPHNDVMSKDDDNGGQSLSNSDGAPPGVCCLTDAGVNHGEKEIANMLMEYECLEESSAANHHEEGDKFCNDSGTEHLGISEPVEFSQSSEVVGHGEIDSYNYYGDFGDWRVYWDSLYMRYYFHNVKTDTCTWYPPPGMEHLASGDITDELNEATAEVTEMDGGPSFSCSSLNYHETSEGPPNDESCLNKSSDEVLMEIGVATGNSMFVLTIVPANGSLEHADECLVNGSCDDEVALHLPSAVQECMDGLMSTVTEEVTEESDIYLEIADPATDNLDIQLNPAIRKPKKKEKKTRAHKKSSMNSEDLQSEQMFEEFSSNIAKYWCQRYTLFSRFDDGIRMDEEGWFSVTPEPIAKHHALRCMGDTIIDCFTGVGGNAIQFAQRYKHVIAIDIDPKKIDYAFHNASIYGVSDQIDFIEGDFFALASKLKADSVFLSPPWGGPAYSKVKTYNIKTMLKPRDGYSLFNTAKQIGHRIIMFLPRNIDLNQLAELCLTSNPPWSLEVEKNFMNGKLKAITAYFSNTVIEGQ
- the LOC133681838 gene encoding uncharacterized protein LOC133681838 isoform X4 codes for the protein MSKDDDNGGQSLSNSDGAPPGVCCLTDAGVNHGEKEIANMLMEYECLEESSAANHHEEGDKFCNDSGTEHLGISEPVEFSQSSEVVGHGEIDSYNYYGDFGDWRVYWDSLYMRYYFHNVKTDTCTWYPPPGMEHLASGDITDELNEATAEVTEMDGGPSFSCSSLNYHETSEGPPNDESCLNKSSDEVLMEIGVATGNSMFVLTIVPANGSLEHADECLVNGSCDDEVALHLPSAVQECMDGLMSTVTEEVTEESDIYLEIADPATDNLDIQLNPAIRKPKKKEKKTRAHKKSSMNSEDLQSEQMFEEFSSNIAKYWCQRYTLFSRFDDGIRMDEEGWFSVTPEPIAKHHALRCMGDTIIDCFTGVGGNAIQFAQRYKHVIAIDIDPKKIDYAFHNASIYGVSDQIDFIEGDFFALASKLKADSVFLSPPWGGPAYSKVKTYNIKTMLKPRDGYSLFNTAKQIGHRIIMFLPRNIDLNQLAELCLTSNPPWSLEVEKNFMNGKLKAITAYFSNTVIEGQ